One region of Chryseobacterium muglaense genomic DNA includes:
- the fahA gene encoding fumarylacetoacetase has protein sequence MKSFVEYSSNSDFSIHNIPFGVAVFDKEFIGCATRIGDQIIDLATLYDLGFFEGIKDLDDNIFEAYTLNEFIELGKPVTNAVRLKIQELLLEGSILSKDEKTIEEAFYDVDQVKMMMPVHIPNYTDFYSSIEHATNVGKMFRDPANALLPNWKHLPVGYHGRASSIVVSGTEINRPKGQTKPADADKPVFGPSKQLDFELEMAFIVNKNTEMGESISTKDAEDAIFGMVVFNDWSARDIQSWEYVPLGPFLAKNFGSSVSPWVVTLEALEPFKTTSPNQDPEVLDYLKFEGDKNYDINLEVYLQPENGEENLISESNYKHMYWNMTQQLAHHTVNGCNVEVGDLYASGTISGSDPKSFGSMLELTWRGQNPIALSNGEERKFIDDNDTVTMKAWAEKDGVRVGFGEVAGKIIPTK, from the coding sequence ATGAAATCATTTGTAGAATATTCATCTAATTCAGACTTTTCAATTCATAACATTCCTTTCGGAGTAGCGGTTTTCGATAAAGAATTCATAGGATGTGCCACAAGGATCGGAGATCAGATCATTGATCTTGCCACTTTGTACGACCTAGGATTTTTTGAAGGAATTAAAGATCTTGATGATAATATTTTTGAAGCTTATACTTTAAACGAGTTTATCGAACTGGGAAAACCCGTTACCAATGCGGTACGTCTTAAAATTCAGGAATTATTGCTTGAAGGTTCTATTTTATCTAAAGATGAAAAAACAATCGAAGAAGCATTTTATGATGTAGATCAGGTGAAAATGATGATGCCTGTTCACATTCCAAATTACACTGATTTTTACAGCAGCATCGAGCACGCAACCAATGTTGGAAAAATGTTCAGAGATCCTGCAAATGCACTTCTACCAAACTGGAAACATCTACCGGTAGGTTACCACGGAAGAGCTTCCTCAATCGTAGTTTCAGGAACAGAAATCAACCGTCCAAAAGGTCAGACAAAACCAGCAGATGCAGACAAACCAGTTTTTGGACCTTCAAAACAATTGGATTTTGAATTGGAGATGGCATTTATTGTTAATAAAAACACCGAAATGGGAGAAAGCATCTCAACAAAAGATGCTGAAGATGCCATTTTCGGAATGGTTGTTTTCAACGACTGGTCAGCAAGAGACATCCAATCTTGGGAATATGTTCCGCTAGGACCATTTTTGGCGAAAAATTTCGGTTCATCAGTTTCTCCATGGGTTGTAACTCTTGAAGCTTTAGAACCATTTAAAACTACTTCTCCTAATCAAGATCCTGAAGTTTTAGATTATTTAAAATTTGAAGGTGATAAGAATTACGATATCAATCTTGAAGTTTATTTACAGCCTGAAAACGGTGAAGAAAACTTAATTTCTGAAAGCAACTACAAACACATGTACTGGAATATGACGCAACAATTGGCTCATCACACCGTAAACGGTTGCAACGTAGAAGTTGGTGATCTATACGCAAGCGGAACTATTTCAGGAAGCGACCCAAAATCTTTCGGATCTATGCTTGAATTAACTTGGAGAGGACAAAACCCAATCGCACTTTCTAACGGTGAAGAAAGAAAATTCATCGACGATAACGATACTGTAACGATGAAAGCTTGGGCTGAAAAAGACGGTGTAAGAGTAGGTTTTGGTGAGGTTGCCGGAAAAATCATTCCAACTAAGTAA
- a CDS encoding PKD domain-containing protein: MKKTLLFLFLISFSFTFGQITKKVFFVGNSYTYTNDLPELVKLIAVSTGDVLNYQTHAMGGATLKQHAQNQAVTSVINQGNCDYVVLQEQSQIPSFPNSYIQSEMHPYAKQLADLTKASNACGNPIFFMTWGYRTGDATNCTNGNTPVCTYEGMDDIIYNRYMDMAQINESLVSPVGKVWRTIRQQQPTMDLYSSDGSHPSYLGSMAAAYTFYTILFKKNPELAPFNGNLTATESQIIKSIVKNTVYDNLDTWLIGTNDVASRFNYQTSGTSTIQFANQTQNATTFAWTFGDGNTSTLENPSHTYLATGNYQVTLTTNACGRNSTKTKSVAINNLGTQESKIDQVQIYPNPAQSFINIITDQKLSIVSLSDASGRILKHDFKKTENGYSIPLHHVTSGTYFLKYKIGEKEYTKKIIKK, translated from the coding sequence ATGAAAAAAACTTTACTCTTTTTATTCTTAATTTCCTTTTCATTCACATTCGGGCAAATCACAAAAAAAGTCTTTTTTGTAGGAAACAGTTATACTTACACCAATGATTTACCCGAATTGGTAAAACTCATTGCAGTTTCTACCGGAGATGTATTAAATTACCAAACTCATGCAATGGGGGGAGCTACGCTAAAGCAACACGCACAGAACCAAGCAGTAACCTCAGTCATTAATCAAGGCAATTGCGATTATGTTGTGTTGCAAGAGCAGAGTCAAATACCTTCTTTTCCAAATAGTTATATACAGTCTGAAATGCATCCTTATGCAAAACAGCTCGCAGATCTAACCAAAGCTTCGAATGCGTGCGGAAATCCTATATTTTTTATGACTTGGGGCTACAGAACTGGTGATGCTACAAACTGTACCAACGGAAATACTCCTGTATGTACTTATGAAGGTATGGACGACATTATCTACAATCGATATATGGATATGGCACAGATCAATGAGAGCCTCGTCTCTCCGGTTGGAAAAGTATGGAGAACAATAAGACAACAGCAACCAACAATGGATTTATACTCAAGCGATGGTTCACATCCCAGCTATTTGGGTTCTATGGCTGCAGCTTACACTTTCTACACTATTTTGTTTAAAAAAAATCCAGAATTAGCGCCTTTTAATGGAAATTTAACCGCTACAGAATCACAAATAATAAAAAGTATTGTAAAAAATACAGTCTATGATAATCTTGATACGTGGCTAATTGGAACGAATGATGTAGCCAGTAGATTTAATTATCAGACAAGTGGTACGTCTACCATTCAGTTTGCAAACCAAACACAAAATGCCACTACTTTTGCATGGACTTTTGGAGACGGAAACACCTCTACTTTAGAAAACCCTTCTCATACATATCTTGCTACAGGAAACTATCAGGTAACCCTCACTACCAATGCTTGTGGAAGAAATTCTACTAAAACAAAATCTGTTGCAATCAATAATTTGGGAACTCAAGAAAGTAAGATCGATCAGGTTCAGATTTATCCAAATCCGGCTCAGAGCTTTATCAACATTATTACTGATCAAAAACTGTCTATTGTTTCCTTATCAGATGCTTCAGGACGTATTCTTAAACATGATTTCAAAAAAACAGAAAATGGCTACAGCATTCCTCTGCATCATGTAACTTCCGGAACTTATTTTTTGAAATATAAAATCGGAGAAAAAGAATACACTAAAAAGATTATCAAAAAATAG
- a CDS encoding succinate CoA transferase: MLERIRLESLREKVTTAEDAVKIIKDGMVVGSSGFTKAGDSKAILAALAERGKTENIQVTLMTGASLGHGIDGKLADANVLKKRMPFQADPILRNKINNGEILFIDQHLSESAELLHTKNLQNIDVAVIEAAYIERDGSIVPTTSVGNSVTFAALAKKVIIEINTEVPEEVYGIHDIYQAEDYPYRNVIPIVAPWNKIGRKSIPLDPNKVEAIVFTNKKDSPADITEPDHKTTAIAKHIIEFFENEVQLKRLTDRLLPLQAGIGKVANAVLTGFKDSNFYDLTMFSEVLQDSTFDLIDSGKLSFASASSITVSAECYERVLGNLSKYREKFVLRPQNISNTPGLIRRLGVIAINTAIEFDIYGNVNSTHIGGTKIMNGIGGSGDFARNAYLSIFVTQAASKENKISHVLPMVSHTDHTEHDVDILVTDIGLADLRGLAPRERAQKIIDNCVHPDYKEELQSYFDRACERGGHTPHLLEESFSWHLRFSETGSMKKKTTEEVYN; encoded by the coding sequence ATGTTAGAAAGAATACGATTAGAAAGTCTACGCGAGAAAGTAACAACCGCAGAAGACGCTGTTAAGATTATTAAAGACGGTATGGTGGTAGGATCCAGCGGATTTACAAAAGCTGGCGATAGCAAAGCCATTTTAGCAGCATTGGCAGAAAGAGGAAAAACCGAAAACATACAGGTTACCTTAATGACCGGAGCCTCTTTAGGACATGGGATTGATGGAAAATTAGCTGATGCCAATGTTTTAAAAAAGAGGATGCCATTTCAGGCAGATCCTATCCTTAGGAATAAAATCAATAACGGTGAGATTCTTTTTATCGATCAACATTTAAGCGAAAGTGCAGAGCTCCTTCACACAAAAAATTTACAGAATATTGATGTCGCAGTAATTGAAGCGGCTTATATAGAAAGAGATGGAAGCATTGTTCCGACAACTTCTGTAGGAAATTCGGTAACATTCGCAGCTTTGGCAAAAAAAGTGATCATTGAAATCAACACAGAAGTTCCTGAAGAAGTTTATGGAATTCACGATATTTATCAGGCAGAAGATTATCCTTACAGAAACGTTATTCCAATTGTGGCTCCATGGAATAAAATTGGAAGAAAAAGCATTCCTCTGGATCCTAACAAAGTTGAAGCGATTGTTTTTACCAACAAGAAAGACAGCCCTGCAGATATTACAGAACCCGATCATAAAACAACTGCTATTGCAAAACATATTATCGAATTTTTTGAAAATGAAGTTCAGCTAAAAAGACTTACCGACAGATTACTTCCGCTTCAGGCTGGTATCGGAAAGGTTGCCAATGCTGTTCTTACAGGTTTCAAAGACAGTAATTTTTATGATCTCACAATGTTCTCTGAAGTTCTTCAGGACAGTACATTTGATTTAATTGACTCAGGAAAATTGAGTTTCGCTTCAGCATCTTCAATTACCGTTTCCGCGGAATGTTATGAAAGAGTTTTAGGAAATCTTTCAAAATATAGAGAAAAATTTGTTTTAAGACCTCAAAATATTTCCAACACTCCCGGATTGATCAGAAGATTAGGAGTTATTGCCATCAATACTGCGATCGAGTTTGACATTTATGGAAATGTAAACTCTACACATATTGGAGGAACAAAAATTATGAACGGGATTGGAGGTTCAGGAGATTTTGCAAGAAACGCCTATTTAAGTATTTTCGTAACGCAGGCAGCCTCCAAAGAAAATAAAATTTCGCACGTTCTTCCAATGGTTTCTCATACCGATCATACAGAGCATGATGTTGATATTTTGGTAACCGACATTGGTTTGGCAGATCTAAGAGGTTTGGCACCAAGAGAAAGAGCCCAGAAAATTATCGATAATTGCGTGCACCCTGATTATAAGGAAGAATTACAATCTTATTTCGACAGAGCATGCGAACGAGGAGGTCATACTCCTCACCTTCTGGAAGAATCTTTCAGTTGGCATTTAAGATTCTCTGAAACAGGAAGCATGAAGAAGAAAACCACAGAAGAGGTTTATAATTAA
- a CDS encoding alpha/beta hydrolase: MRAFHSNTKNNRFLKNLFFLFLITISTFGFSQKQKSTLLFEHANVSENIAYKTDETGKDIQLDIYRPKNTDNKKLPVVMYVHGGAWVEGDKVITANNYVESTILKLLEKNYAVISINYRLVTENIHFPAPIQDTKDAVRWVRKNADKYNLDENNIGMWGVSAGAHLSLLSAYTEDKDFVGDSELSKYSGKVNYVVDNFGPTDMNRLLHTRAPKPLLLTVGLISGKIIDLRGKLIKGITGLDSKENKKEVVEFCKTISPLNYTQNTVPTLILHGNRDKIAPLRHSKRLNKMLKKEGTTHQFIVVKKGNHGFYTIDKAYQDELNDAMVDFILSQEKVNFVHH, translated from the coding sequence ATGAGAGCATTCCACTCAAACACAAAAAATAATAGGTTTTTAAAGAACCTATTTTTTTTATTTCTAATAACGATTTCCACGTTTGGATTTTCGCAGAAACAGAAAAGCACTCTCCTTTTTGAGCACGCCAATGTTTCAGAAAATATTGCTTATAAAACCGATGAAACGGGTAAAGACATTCAGCTAGATATTTACCGCCCAAAAAATACAGATAATAAAAAACTTCCCGTTGTGATGTACGTTCACGGCGGAGCTTGGGTAGAAGGTGATAAAGTAATTACTGCAAACAATTACGTTGAAAGCACTATTTTAAAACTTTTAGAAAAAAATTATGCAGTAATCAGTATTAATTATCGTTTAGTTACCGAAAACATTCATTTTCCGGCACCGATTCAGGATACCAAAGATGCAGTAAGATGGGTTCGAAAAAATGCTGATAAATATAATCTTGATGAAAACAATATCGGAATGTGGGGCGTTTCTGCAGGCGCACATCTTTCACTTTTGAGCGCTTATACTGAAGACAAAGATTTTGTAGGAGATTCAGAACTTTCAAAATATTCAGGAAAAGTAAATTATGTGGTTGATAATTTCGGCCCGACTGATATGAACAGGCTACTTCACACCCGTGCGCCAAAACCACTTTTATTGACCGTAGGTTTAATTTCGGGAAAAATCATCGATTTGAGAGGAAAACTGATTAAAGGTATTACAGGTTTAGATAGTAAAGAAAATAAAAAAGAAGTAGTAGAATTTTGTAAAACAATTTCACCTTTAAATTACACTCAAAATACGGTTCCAACATTAATTTTACACGGGAATAGAGATAAAATTGCACCTTTAAGACATTCTAAAAGACTTAACAAAATGTTGAAGAAAGAGGGAACAACTCATCAATTTATCGTTGTTAAAAAAGGAAATCATGGTTTTTATACTATCGATAAAGCTTATCAGGACGAACTTAATGACGCAATGGTTGACTTTATTTTATCTCAGGAAAAAGTTAATTTTGTACATCACTAA
- the hppD gene encoding 4-hydroxyphenylpyruvate dioxygenase has protein sequence MSTLTFAEKIAQAENFLPINGTDYIEFYVGNAKQAAHYYKTAFGFQSVAYAGPETGVRDRASYVLQQGKIRLILTTGLKSDSPINEHVKKHGDGVKILALWVDDAYSAFEETTKRGGKPYLEPITLTDEHGEVRMSGIYTYGETVHMFIERKNYTGPFMPGYQKWESAYQPEEAGLLYVDHCVGNVDWDRMVPTVEWYEKVMGFVNILSFDDKQINTEYSALMSKVMSNGNGFAKFPINEPAEGKKKSQVEEYLDFYEGEGVQHIAVATKDIIHTVTELKKRGVEFLSAPPEAYYELVPERVGHIDEDLKKLQDLGILIDHDEEGYLLQIFTKPVEDRPTLFFEIIERHGAQSFGAGNFKALFEALEREQEKRGNL, from the coding sequence ATGTCAACATTAACATTTGCCGAAAAAATTGCTCAGGCAGAGAACTTTTTGCCGATTAACGGTACAGATTACATCGAATTTTATGTAGGAAACGCTAAGCAGGCGGCTCATTACTATAAAACAGCATTTGGCTTTCAATCTGTTGCTTATGCAGGTCCTGAAACCGGAGTAAGAGATAGAGCATCATACGTTCTACAGCAAGGAAAAATCAGATTAATTCTTACAACAGGTTTAAAATCTGACTCTCCAATTAATGAGCACGTAAAAAAACACGGTGATGGTGTTAAAATTTTGGCACTTTGGGTAGATGATGCATATTCAGCTTTCGAAGAAACCACAAAAAGAGGTGGAAAACCATATTTAGAGCCAATAACTCTTACTGACGAGCATGGTGAAGTAAGAATGTCGGGAATTTACACGTACGGAGAGACTGTTCACATGTTTATCGAAAGAAAAAACTATACAGGTCCTTTCATGCCTGGTTACCAAAAATGGGAAAGCGCTTACCAACCTGAAGAAGCTGGTTTATTATATGTTGACCACTGTGTAGGAAACGTAGACTGGGACAGAATGGTTCCAACTGTAGAATGGTACGAAAAAGTAATGGGGTTTGTAAACATTCTTTCTTTTGATGACAAACAAATCAACACCGAATATTCTGCTTTGATGTCTAAAGTAATGTCAAACGGAAACGGTTTCGCAAAATTCCCAATCAATGAGCCTGCAGAAGGTAAAAAGAAATCTCAGGTAGAAGAATATTTAGATTTCTACGAAGGTGAAGGCGTACAACACATCGCTGTTGCAACAAAAGATATCATTCATACGGTAACAGAACTGAAAAAAAGAGGAGTAGAATTCCTTTCTGCTCCACCAGAAGCTTATTACGAATTGGTTCCTGAAAGAGTAGGTCACATCGACGAAGACCTTAAAAAACTTCAAGATTTAGGGATTTTAATTGATCATGATGAAGAAGGTTACTTACTTCAGATTTTCACAAAACCTGTAGAAGACCGTCCTACTCTATTCTTCGAAATCATTGAAAGACATGGTGCACAAAGTTTTGGTGCAGGTAACTTCAAAGCATTATTCGAGGCATTAGAAAGAGAACAAGAAAAAAGAGGAAATCTTTAA
- a CDS encoding HipA family kinase has translation MLDLRTVTVQRYILPLREGGSLPALAEADDDFKYVLKFRGAGHGVKMLISELLGGKITEALGLPIPELVFANLDVDFGRTEADEEIQDLLKNSEGLNLGLHYLSESIAFDSSVKVDSLLASKIVWLDAFITNIDRTFKNTNLLMWHKELWIIDNGASFYFHHSWQNFDTAAKTPFKYVKDHVLLPQATKLDEADQFAHSVLNETLFREIVNAIPQDWLHWNDAEESPDEIREVYFNFLKTRLENSQIFLNEAKNARG, from the coding sequence ATGTTGGATTTAAGAACAGTTACCGTACAACGTTATATACTTCCGCTTCGCGAAGGAGGCTCACTTCCTGCTTTGGCAGAAGCTGATGATGATTTTAAATATGTGTTGAAATTTCGTGGAGCCGGTCATGGTGTAAAAATGTTAATTTCAGAACTTTTAGGAGGAAAAATTACTGAAGCTTTAGGTTTACCAATTCCCGAGCTGGTTTTCGCCAATCTTGATGTAGATTTTGGAAGAACAGAAGCCGATGAGGAAATTCAGGATTTATTAAAAAATTCTGAAGGCTTAAATTTAGGACTTCACTATCTTTCAGAATCAATTGCGTTCGATTCGAGTGTGAAAGTAGATTCGCTTTTAGCTTCAAAAATCGTTTGGCTCGATGCATTCATCACCAATATAGACCGTACTTTCAAGAATACCAATCTTTTGATGTGGCATAAAGAATTGTGGATTATTGATAACGGTGCTTCTTTTTATTTTCACCACTCATGGCAGAATTTTGATACGGCTGCAAAAACTCCTTTCAAATATGTAAAAGACCATGTTTTGCTTCCGCAAGCAACAAAATTAGATGAAGCAGACCAATTTGCGCATTCAGTTTTAAATGAAACACTGTTCAGAGAAATCGTTAATGCAATTCCACAGGATTGGTTGCATTGGAATGATGCCGAAGAAAGTCCTGATGAAATTCGTGAAGTCTATTTCAACTTCCTGAAGACTCGATTAGAAAATTCTCAAATCTTTTTAAACGAAGCCAAAAATGCAAGAGGATAA
- a CDS encoding acetyl-CoA hydrolase/transferase family protein: MYNYISAEEAVYTVKSGNRVFLHGSACTPNYLIDELARQSHRLDSVEVVSITQQGNVEIAKPEYKDKFFVNSLFVSTPVRDAVNSDRGDFIPVFLSEIPILFRKKILPLDVAFITVSPPDKHGFCTLGTSVDIARAAVDTAQTIVAIVNPLMPRTHGDGMIHISKIHKLVWHEEELLTVDYAAKVGPEEMLVGKNVAELIEDRSTLQMGIGTIPDAVLKCLGNHKDLGVHTEMLSDGVIDLIQNDVINNKYKGYHNNKIITSFCFGTKKLYDYVDDNTVFAFNDVSAVNFPINIMRNKKMVAINSAIEIDLTGQVCADSIGTMQYSGIGGQMDFMRGAALSEDGKPIIAITSRTKKGISRIVPFLKQGAGVVTTRGHIHWVVTEYGSVYLYGKNLRQRAQELISIAHPDDREMLERAAYERFKH, encoded by the coding sequence ATGTATAACTATATAAGTGCCGAAGAAGCTGTGTACACCGTAAAAAGCGGAAACCGTGTATTTCTTCACGGAAGTGCATGTACTCCTAATTATCTAATCGACGAATTAGCCAGACAATCTCATCGACTCGACAGCGTAGAAGTAGTATCTATTACGCAGCAAGGAAATGTCGAAATTGCCAAACCGGAATACAAAGACAAGTTTTTCGTGAATTCATTGTTTGTTTCTACGCCCGTTCGTGATGCCGTGAATTCAGACAGAGGTGATTTTATCCCTGTTTTTTTAAGTGAAATCCCTATTCTTTTCAGAAAAAAAATTCTGCCGCTTGATGTAGCGTTTATTACGGTTTCTCCGCCCGACAAACACGGCTTCTGTACATTGGGAACTTCCGTAGATATCGCAAGAGCTGCTGTAGATACCGCTCAAACAATTGTCGCCATCGTCAATCCTTTGATGCCGAGAACGCATGGTGACGGAATGATCCACATCAGTAAGATTCATAAACTGGTTTGGCATGAAGAAGAACTATTAACTGTTGATTACGCAGCAAAAGTAGGTCCTGAAGAAATGCTGGTCGGTAAAAACGTTGCTGAGCTGATCGAAGACAGATCGACCCTTCAAATGGGAATTGGAACTATTCCTGATGCCGTTTTAAAATGTTTAGGCAATCATAAAGACCTCGGTGTACATACCGAAATGTTGAGTGACGGAGTGATTGATTTAATTCAGAACGATGTTATCAACAATAAATACAAAGGTTATCACAACAATAAAATCATTACTAGTTTCTGTTTTGGAACAAAAAAATTATACGATTATGTAGACGACAATACCGTTTTTGCATTCAATGATGTAAGTGCTGTGAATTTTCCGATTAATATCATGAGAAACAAAAAAATGGTTGCGATTAATTCTGCTATTGAAATAGATTTAACCGGACAAGTTTGTGCAGATTCTATCGGAACAATGCAATACAGCGGAATCGGTGGGCAAATGGATTTTATGAGAGGCGCCGCTTTAAGCGAAGACGGAAAACCAATCATCGCCATTACCTCAAGAACAAAAAAAGGAATTTCCAGAATTGTACCTTTCTTAAAACAGGGAGCAGGCGTTGTAACCACAAGAGGCCATATCCACTGGGTTGTTACAGAATATGGAAGTGTTTATTTATATGGAAAAAACCTTCGTCAGAGAGCTCAGGAATTAATCAGCATTGCGCATCCTGATGACAGAGAAATGCTGGAAAGAGCAGCTTATGAGAGGTTTAAACATTAA
- a CDS encoding DUF3037 domain-containing protein: MQEDKIYEYAVIRLVPKVEREEFFNIGLVMFSKREKFIKVEFHLCADKFKLMHSKLDYEDIIKNLESFKNIAEGKKEGGPIALLEIPDRFRWLTAVRSAVVQTSRPHPGKSKDLDRTFGKLFEELVK; encoded by the coding sequence ATGCAAGAGGATAAAATATACGAATACGCCGTAATACGTCTGGTACCCAAGGTTGAAAGAGAAGAATTTTTCAATATTGGCTTGGTGATGTTTTCAAAAAGAGAAAAATTTATCAAAGTAGAATTTCACCTTTGTGCGGATAAATTTAAGTTGATGCACAGCAAACTCGATTATGAGGATATCATTAAAAACCTGGAGAGTTTTAAAAATATTGCGGAAGGAAAAAAAGAAGGCGGACCGATTGCCTTGCTTGAAATTCCGGATAGATTTCGTTGGCTAACTGCTGTGAGAAGTGCAGTTGTACAGACTTCAAGACCACATCCCGGAAAATCGAAAGATTTAGACCGGACGTTTGGTAAACTTTTTGAAGAGTTGGTAAAGTAG
- a CDS encoding GxxExxY protein, with protein MELTKKYINELTYKIIGACIEVHKIVGPGLYEDVYHKCLEREFDLLGLKYRSELEIPLIYKERHIDCKVKCDFLIEDIIILEIKSVEEIHKIHKAQTMNYMNLLKVPKSILVNFNVYNLYHEGTETYVSKHFEILPS; from the coding sequence ATGGAACTAACAAAGAAGTATATCAATGAACTTACTTATAAAATTATAGGTGCTTGCATTGAAGTTCATAAAATTGTTGGCCCTGGTTTATATGAAGATGTTTATCATAAATGTTTAGAAAGAGAATTTGATTTGTTAGGACTAAAATACAGAAGTGAACTAGAAATACCTTTAATATATAAAGAGCGTCATATTGACTGTAAAGTAAAATGTGATTTTCTAATTGAAGATATTATCATTTTAGAGATTAAATCTGTCGAAGAAATACATAAAATTCACAAAGCTCAAACAATGAATTACATGAATCTCTTGAAAGTTCCAAAATCTATATTAGTAAATTTTAATGTTTATAATTTATATCATGAAGGAACCGAAACATATGTAAGCAAACATTTTGAAATACTCCCATCATGA
- a CDS encoding alpha/beta hydrolase family protein has product MKLIKQTNILLKNSDTKDFLADAFYPEIDKKLPLVIFVHGYKGYKDWGAWNMMAEKFAEAGFFFVKFNFSHNGTTVEDPENFADLEAFGNNNYSKELSDLNVVIDHFTKDPKVDEQKIILIGHSRGGGISIIKTCEDERINGLITLASVDTLERFPTEEKLELWKENGVYYVENGRTKQQMPHYYQFFEDFKNDGHRFDVERSMEMAKAHVLIIHGTNDESVNVKNAEHLHLLNPTSELYLIENANHTFGAKEPWGDDTLPKGLNEVVEKSIEFIKQNI; this is encoded by the coding sequence ATGAAATTAATAAAGCAGACTAATATACTTCTTAAAAATTCTGATACCAAAGATTTTCTTGCCGATGCTTTTTATCCAGAGATTGACAAAAAACTACCGCTGGTTATTTTTGTTCATGGTTATAAGGGGTACAAAGATTGGGGTGCTTGGAATATGATGGCAGAAAAGTTTGCAGAAGCAGGTTTTTTCTTTGTTAAATTTAATTTTTCACATAACGGAACTACCGTTGAAGATCCCGAAAATTTTGCTGATCTGGAAGCGTTCGGAAATAATAATTATTCGAAAGAGCTTTCAGATTTAAATGTTGTGATTGATCATTTCACTAAAGACCCAAAAGTTGATGAGCAGAAAATTATCTTGATTGGGCACAGTCGGGGAGGAGGGATTTCTATTATTAAAACCTGTGAAGACGAAAGAATTAACGGGCTGATTACTTTGGCAAGCGTTGATACTTTAGAAAGATTTCCTACAGAAGAAAAATTGGAACTATGGAAAGAAAATGGAGTTTATTATGTGGAAAATGGAAGAACAAAACAACAAATGCCTCATTATTACCAGTTTTTTGAAGATTTTAAAAATGATGGACATCGTTTTGATGTTGAGCGTTCAATGGAAATGGCAAAAGCACATGTTTTGATTATTCATGGAACCAATGATGAAAGTGTAAACGTGAAAAATGCAGAACATCTTCATCTTTTAAACCCAACTTCCGAGTTGTATCTTATTGAAAATGCAAACCATACATTTGGTGCGAAAGAACCTTGGGGAGATGATACGCTACCAAAAGGATTGAATGAGGTTGTTGAAAAGTCTATTGAATTTATCAAGCAAAATATTTGA
- a CDS encoding flavin reductase family protein, producing the protein MKTVIPSEITPVQLQTIMQTAVSPRPIALASTVDKNGEINLSPFSFFNMFSTVPPILIFSPSRRVRDNTTKHTLENVLETSEVVIGTVNFPIVQQISLASTEYGDGVNEFIKSGLTMKDADLVKPKLIEECPVNFECKVLEVKSLGDQGGAGNLVICEVQKIHIREEYLNEEGNLDQKKLDMVARLGGNWYSRNNENNLFEVPKPLVTKGIGFDLLPDAIKLSKVFTGNDLGMLANVEVLPSESCHDDENIHLEAQKLLLDSKIEEAWKVLVK; encoded by the coding sequence ATGAAAACAGTAATTCCATCCGAAATAACTCCTGTACAACTACAAACAATAATGCAGACTGCCGTTTCGCCACGTCCAATTGCATTGGCTTCTACGGTTGATAAAAATGGAGAAATCAATTTATCCCCTTTCAGTTTCTTTAATATGTTCAGTACCGTTCCTCCGATTTTGATTTTTTCACCCTCGAGAAGAGTTCGTGACAATACGACAAAACATACTTTAGAAAACGTTTTGGAAACTTCTGAAGTAGTGATCGGAACCGTTAATTTTCCAATTGTACAACAGATTTCTTTAGCTTCTACAGAATATGGTGACGGAGTAAACGAATTCATCAAATCTGGTTTAACAATGAAAGATGCTGATTTGGTTAAGCCTAAATTAATCGAAGAATGTCCCGTTAATTTTGAATGTAAAGTTTTAGAAGTAAAATCTTTGGGAGACCAAGGTGGCGCAGGAAATTTAGTTATTTGTGAAGTACAGAAAATCCACATCCGAGAAGAATATCTGAATGAAGAAGGAAATCTAGATCAGAAAAAACTGGATATGGTTGCCCGTCTTGGCGGAAACTGGTATTCTAGAAATAATGAAAATAATCTTTTTGAAGTCCCAAAACCATTGGTTACTAAAGGAATTGGATTTGATTTACTTCCGGATGCTATAAAACTCAGCAAAGTCTTTACAGGAAATGATTTAGGAATGCTTGCCAATGTAGAAGTTTTACCTTCTGAAAGCTGTCATGATGATGAAAACATTCATCTTGAGGCTCAAAAATTATTACTAGATAGTAAGATTGAAGAAGCCTGGAAAGTTTTAGTTAAATAA